A single genomic interval of Streptococcus suis harbors:
- the ftsA gene encoding cell division protein FtsA produces the protein MARNGFFTGLDIGTSSVKVLVAEYIDNEMNVIGVSNVKSAGVKDGIIVNIEVAAGAIKKAIEQAEEKSGIRIEKVNVGLPANLLQIEPTQGMIPVTTDSQEITDLDVENVVKSALTKSMTPEREVISFIPEEFTVDGFQGIKDPRGMMGIRLEMRGMLYTGPRTILHNLRKTVERAGVQVENIVISPLALTRSVLNEGEREFGATVIDLGGGQTTVAVMRGQELQYTNIYQEGGDYITNDISKVLTTSKSIAENLKYNYGIAYPQDASDKEKFTVDVIGENAPVEVTERYLSEVIAARLRQIFDRVKQDLERTRALDLPGGIVIVGGGAILPGITELAQEVFGVNTKLYVPNQIGIRNPAFASVISFVEYVGELEDVENIAQHAVNGETTLRHKPVEIPVARPRISQPIQREIVNELNTVDQVEEQVAPTYHDEEEEVRPAAKGNITDRIRGLFGSMFE, from the coding sequence ATGGCTAGGAACGGCTTTTTTACGGGATTAGATATTGGTACAAGCTCCGTTAAAGTCTTGGTTGCAGAATATATTGATAACGAAATGAATGTGATTGGGGTCAGCAATGTAAAAAGTGCTGGCGTCAAAGATGGAATTATTGTAAATATTGAGGTGGCCGCTGGAGCGATTAAAAAAGCGATCGAGCAGGCAGAAGAAAAGTCAGGTATCCGCATTGAAAAGGTAAATGTTGGATTACCTGCCAACCTTCTTCAGATTGAACCGACTCAAGGGATGATTCCTGTTACAACAGATTCACAAGAAATTACAGACTTGGATGTTGAGAATGTTGTAAAATCAGCATTGACGAAGAGTATGACTCCAGAACGCGAAGTGATTTCATTTATTCCAGAAGAGTTCACTGTCGATGGATTCCAAGGCATTAAGGACCCTCGTGGAATGATGGGAATTCGCTTGGAAATGCGTGGGATGCTGTACACAGGACCACGTACCATTCTTCACAATCTTCGTAAAACGGTGGAGCGTGCAGGTGTCCAAGTTGAAAATATTGTAATTTCTCCGTTGGCACTAACTCGCTCTGTATTGAATGAAGGTGAACGTGAGTTTGGTGCGACTGTCATTGATCTTGGTGGCGGTCAAACGACTGTGGCTGTTATGCGTGGCCAAGAGTTGCAATATACAAACATCTACCAAGAAGGTGGAGATTACATCACAAACGATATTTCAAAAGTATTGACAACTTCAAAGAGTATTGCTGAAAACTTGAAATACAACTACGGCATTGCCTATCCGCAAGATGCAAGTGATAAGGAAAAATTCACTGTTGACGTGATTGGAGAAAACGCTCCAGTTGAAGTGACCGAGCGCTACCTTTCAGAAGTGATTGCGGCACGTTTACGTCAGATTTTTGACCGTGTGAAACAAGATTTGGAGCGTACACGTGCTCTAGATTTACCAGGAGGCATTGTTATTGTAGGTGGTGGTGCTATCTTACCAGGAATTACAGAATTGGCCCAAGAAGTGTTTGGTGTTAACACTAAACTTTATGTTCCAAATCAAATTGGTATCCGCAATCCAGCATTTGCAAGTGTGATTAGCTTTGTTGAGTATGTTGGTGAGTTAGAAGATGTAGAAAATATTGCCCAACATGCAGTAAATGGTGAAACTACCTTGAGACATAAGCCAGTTGAAATTCCTGTTGCTCGTCCTCGGATTAGTCAGCCAATTCAAAGAGAAATCGTGAACGAATTGAACACAGTTGATCAGGTAGAGGAACAAGTTGCTCCTACTTACCATGATGAGGAAGAAGAAGTTCGTCCAGCTGCTAAGGGAAACATCACAGATCGCATTCGTGGTTTGTTTGGCAGCATGTTTGAATAA
- a CDS encoding cell division protein FtsQ/DivIB, protein MTEKDSNVEESVLEVEQASQVELDSEQISPAEKESVVAEEKGLSTDVDIPDMTAPDDEKSAFFEQWKARHQAYLAHKDDADIQAVDEGQTEQKIPEAKKSKRGLFQGINRRQESLESKTETEKKVQPLKVDIPSKVVWKAIPVLVTSLLLAALALYFISPTSKKKQIEVVGNERLTAEQVENYSLISPDDYNVTIALHADAYAKNIKKNSSSVETATIKFQFPATFTIQIKEYAIIGYIQQQSQWYPVLSSGEVGGEPISQDSLPEGYTTINLSDKELIKELAIELGKIDTGIRSAIQTINLTPSKVTADLLTLNMADGNTVLVPLSEISQKLPYYTKIAAEVTVPTTIDMEVGIYRYAS, encoded by the coding sequence ATGACGGAAAAAGATTCAAATGTAGAAGAATCAGTGCTAGAAGTGGAACAGGCATCCCAAGTAGAATTGGATTCAGAGCAAATTTCACCAGCAGAGAAAGAATCTGTAGTAGCCGAAGAAAAAGGACTTTCTACGGATGTAGACATACCTGATATGACTGCTCCGGATGATGAAAAAAGTGCCTTTTTCGAACAATGGAAAGCACGCCACCAAGCCTACCTTGCTCATAAAGATGACGCAGATATTCAGGCAGTTGACGAGGGGCAGACAGAACAGAAGATCCCAGAAGCTAAAAAGAGTAAAAGGGGCCTTTTTCAGGGAATAAACAGAAGACAAGAGAGTCTGGAATCCAAGACAGAGACAGAGAAAAAGGTCCAGCCTTTAAAAGTTGATATTCCTTCCAAAGTAGTCTGGAAAGCTATTCCGGTTCTTGTGACGAGTTTGTTACTGGCAGCTCTAGCCTTGTATTTTATTTCTCCAACCAGCAAGAAAAAACAAATAGAGGTCGTTGGAAATGAGCGACTGACTGCTGAACAGGTAGAAAATTATAGCCTTATCTCTCCGGATGATTACAATGTGACTATAGCTTTGCATGCAGATGCTTACGCAAAGAATATTAAGAAGAATAGTTCGTCAGTTGAGACAGCGACAATCAAGTTCCAGTTTCCAGCTACCTTTACGATTCAAATTAAAGAATACGCTATCATAGGTTACATTCAGCAACAAAGTCAGTGGTATCCAGTATTGTCTAGTGGAGAGGTTGGCGGAGAGCCGATTTCACAGGATTCTTTGCCAGAAGGCTACACAACGATTAATTTATCCGACAAGGAATTAATCAAGGAACTGGCCATTGAATTGGGTAAAATAGATACAGGAATTCGTTCTGCTATTCAGACAATAAATTTAACGCCAAGTAAAGTGACCGCGGATTTGCTGACACTCAATATGGCAGATGGAAATACGGTTTTAGTTCCATTGAGTGAGATTAGCCAGAAGTTGCCTTACTATACAAAAATAGCGGCAGAAGTGACAGTTCCAACGACAATTGATATGGAAGTTGGTATTTATAGATATGCAAGCTGA